Below is a window of Defluviimonas sp. SAOS-178_SWC DNA.
GCGTTCACCGCGCCGCATCTGGGCCTGATCGGCCGGTCGAACCGCTATGCGCTGGTTCTCGACGACGGCGTGATCACCGCGGCGAGCATCGACAAGCCGGGCGAGTGCAATATCTCGACAGGTGAGCATCTTCTGGCGGAGATCTGACGTGATCTTAGTGGGGCAGCGCCTGCCGGAGGCGCGTCTCCTCCGGATTGGCGCCGGGGGGCCTGAGGAGGTGCAGTTGTCGGAGCGGCTGTCGGGACGCAAGGTGGTGATTTTCGCCGTGCCCGGCGCCTTTACGCCCACCTGCGACAGCGCGCATCTGCCAAGCTTCATCCGTAGCGCGGATGCGTTGCGGGCCAAAGGGGTGGAGGAGATCATCTGCCTTTCCGTCAACGACGCGCATGTGATGCGGGTCTGGGGCGAAGCGACGGGTGCCACGGCAGCGGGCATCACCATGCTCGCCGATTCCGATGCGGGGTTCACGACGGCGGTGGGGCTGACCTATTCGGCCCCGGCCGCCGGCATGTTCGACCGGTCGCGTCGTTACGCCATGGTTGTCGAGGACGGAATCGTCACGGATTTCGAACTCGACCCGCTCGGCCAGTGCAGCCTCTCGACCGGAGACGCAGTGTTGGAGCGGCTCTGACAGCGTCAGCGGCGGGCGTGGATCTGGCAAAGGCAGGCGACCGGCTCGCCGTGGTCGCGCTGTACTTCGGCATCGCCCGCGATCTTGTCCATCCGGCGCGCAAGCGTCACATCGAGCGCCGATAGCCCCTCGCAATCATGGGTCGTCAGCGTAACGTCGACGACGTTGTAGATGTTGGTCCATTCCGGGTGGTGGTTGAGCTTTTCGGCTTGCAGCGCGGCGCGGGACATGAAGCCCCAGGCCTCGGAAAAGCTCCGGAACTTCCAGATCTTGCGGATCGCGTCGCGGCCGTCGACCGCGGCCCAGCCGGTGTCGCCAAGGGCGGGCAGGTCGGCGGTGCGCTCGGCTTCGGTCAGAAGGTTGGCCATCATTCCTCCTTCGGCGGCATCGCCGAGTTGTCGGCATCGTTTGCCCGCTGCAGGGCGGGCCGTTCGCTCAGCCGGTCCCAATAGGTCTGAAGAACGGGGCGCGGTTCTATAGTTCCGAAGCGGAGCCCCCAGCCGATCTGCGACCCGGTGGCGACATCGGCTGCCGAGAACCGGTCGCCGGCGAGGTAGGGACTTTCGGTCAGCGCGATCTCCAGCGCGTCGAGCGTGGTCTGGAGCGATCCGAACCCGACCATGCCGCGCTTGTCGGCGGGCACCTCGACGCCGAGCGCCTTGATGATCACCGTCGCCTCCAACGGGCCGGCCCCGAAGAAGAGCCAGCGGTAGTAGGCGGAACGCTCCTTCGGGGCGAGGCCGGCCTCGGGAAACTCGTCGGCGAGATAGGCGCAGATCGCGGCATATTCGGTGATGATCCGGTCGCCATGAACGAGTGCGGGAACCTTGCCCATCGGGTTGATTTTCAGATAGTCGGGCGTCTTCATCGCGGGCCCGTAGTCGAGATACCGCACTTCGTAGGGCTGGCCCACTTCTTCCAGCATCCAGCGCGCAACCCGGCCGCGCGACATCGGGTTCGAGTAAAGCGTTAGCGTTTCGGGCATGCGCGGTCTCCGTTTCCTTTCAAGTGAAATATTCCCGCCGGGGGTGAAAACTTTCAATGCCTCCGGCGGGGATATTTTCGGCAAGGTGCATGCCGTGGTCAGGGGGCAGGGGGTTTGCGGAACGGGCCGTAGTCCGTGAGCACCTCGATCTCTTCGCCGACGGCGCGGGCTTCGGCGTCGAGATATCGGGCGACGGCGGTCCGGAACGAGGGATCGGCGATCCAGTGCAGCGAATGGGTTTCGACCGGCAGGTAGCCGCGGGCGAGCTTGTGTTCCCCCTGCGCCCCGGCCTCGACGCGCGAGAGGCCGTGGGCGATGGCATAGTCGATGGCCTGATAGTAGCAGCATTCGAAATGCAGGAACGGGTGGTCTTCGATCGCGCCCCAGTAGCGGCCGTAGAGTGTGTCGCGGCCGATGAAGTTCAGCGCGCCGGCGACCGGACGCCCGCCACGTTCCGCGAGGATCAGGAGGACATCGTGCCGCATCGTTGCGTGCACCTCGTCGAAGAAGCCTCGAGTCAGATAAGGATGGCCCCATTTGCGACTGCCGGTGTCCTGATAGAAGTCCCAGAACGCGTCCCAGTGCTCAGGGCGGATCGCATCGCCGGTCAAGTGCCGGATCCGGCCGCCGAACCCCGCCGCGCCGGCGCGTTCCTTGCGGATAGCCTTGCGCTTGCGCGAGGCAAGATCGGCGAGGAAACTGTCGAAATCCGCGTAGCTGCGGTTTTCCCAGTGAAACTGCTGGGTAACGCGGTGCAGAAGGCCCATTTCCGCGCCGGCTTCCGCCTCTTCGGCGGTGCAGAACGTGACGTGGGCCGAGGAAAGGCCGTTGTCGGACGCGATCTGGACCAGGGCTTGGGTCAGCGCGGCGCGGCCCGTGACGTCCCATCCCGGCTTCGTCAGGTAGCGGCGTCCAGTGGCAGGTGTGAACGGCACCGCGACCTGGAGTTTCGGGTAATAACGCCCGCCCGCCCGCTCATAGGCATCGGCCCAGGCATGGTCGAAGATGTACTCACCCTGGCTGTGGGATTTCACGTAGAGCGGCATCGCGGCGATGACCTCGCCCGCCGCGCGGGCGATGAGGTGGCGGGGTTGCCAGCCGGTGTCCTTGCCGACAGAACCCGAGCGTTCGAGGGCGGAGAGGAAACGATATGTCGTGAACGGATCTCGCGGTCGCCCCGACCCCGCCTCGGGGCAGGCGCAGGCATCCCATTCGGCCGCGGCAATATCGCCAAGGCCGGACAGGACGCTGACGTCGAGAGCGATATCATCCATGCCGCACCAGATCCATTCCCTTGACTTGGGGAGGGAGGGCGGGGCGCGTCAAGCCGTCAGCCGCGCGGCGTAACGTTCGAAGGTCACGTTTTGCGCGATCCGGCGGGCTTCCGCCTCGGCCTCGGGCGACTTGATGGTCCAGGTCAGCACCGCCGCGCCCCTCGCCTTCAGCTCGGCCACGCGCGGGCGGTCGAGGTCGGCGGCCTCGTGCGAGATGAAGCTCGCGCCGACCCTCTCGTAGTCGGGGATGTCGCGCAGGCGGTCGCGGACATGGCCGGGCAGGAGCGGCCAGCCCTCGGCGGTATAGGCGGAGGTGGTCAGCCCGCGCGGACGGCCGGGCGCCGCTTCGGCGAGGGCGGCGACCGAATGCGGGTTGAACGACATCAGCGCGACCGACCCCGGATAGTCTTCGAGAAGCGCTGCCACGGCGCGTTCGAGTGGCCCGACCTCGGGCCCCATCGTTCCGTCCTGGTCCTTGATCTCTATAAGCAGGGGTGCCTTTCCGGCGACCAGCGCCAGAATCGCGGCAAGCGTCGGAATGCCGTCTTCGGCATCAAGAAGCCTGATCCGCCCCAACTCTTCCGCGGTTCGTCCCCGGATGCGGCCGGGAGCGCCGGTCAGACGCTTCAGGTCGTAATCATGAAAAACCATCGGGACGCCATCGGCAGACGGCTGGATATCGGTTTCGATCGCATAACCCGCCTCGATCGCCGCGCGGAAGGCCGCTGGCGAATTCTCCGGCCGTCCGGCCGCGCGATCGTGATAGGCGCGGTGCGCGATCGGTTTGGTCAGAAAGACCTCGGGAAGCGGGACCGGCTTCGGCGCCATCACTTCACCTGGAAGACCGCCTCGATCTCTACCGCGACGCCGAGCGGCAGGGCGGGAGCCGAGACGGCAGCGCGGGCGTGGCGGCCGGCATCGCCCAGAACCTCGACCATGAGGTCGGAGCAGCCGTTGATCACCTTCGGCTGATCGGTGAACTCGGGGGTCGAGTTGACGAAGCCGGTCAGTTTGACCACCCGCACGATCCGGTCGAGATCGCCGCCGAGCGCCGCGCGCGCCTGGGCGAGAAGGCTCATCCCGCAACGCCGGGCGGCTTCCGCGCCTTCCGCCACGTCCATCGTGTCGCCGAGCCTGCCCTTGATGAGGCCCGCAGAGCTTTGCGAAATCTGGCCCGAGACAAAGACAAGGTCCCCGGCCTGCACGAAGGGCACATAGTTCGCCGCCGGCGCGGGAGCGTCGGGCAGGGTAATCCCCAGTTCGTCAAGGCGTGCGTCAATCTTTCCGGCCATATTTCAATCTCCTCGCGATTCCGGTTCGGGATGGACGTTAGCCGCGTGGCCCGGTGGGGGAAAGAGGGTCCGCCGGAACCGTCAGAGGTTGAGGACGAAACGTGGAAGGTTGAGGCCGGGTATACAACCCGACGGCGCCTCGCCCGCGGAACGGGCGCCCATACGGGAGAAAAAGCCCGCGGCGGCGGGGTCGGCGGCGATGATCAACTCGACGGCCCCGGCCGCACAAGCCATCTTCAGCGCTTTGGCGAAAAGCATCGCGCCAATGCCCGTGCCGACCTCGTGCGGTTCCACGAAGAGTTTTTTCAGCGTGGCAGTCGTCCCTTCTGTCGTTACCTGAACGACGCCGACGGGATGGCCCCGCCGTTCGGCCACGAGCGTCGTTGGAAGGTCGTCGGGCGCCACGGTCAACTCCGCACGGCAGGCGGCGATGAATTCCGGGTCATAGCCCCAGACAGCCTTCGAGCGCAGGCAGAGAAGCGAGAGTTCCGCCAGTTCCACGGCCCGCGCGGCCCGCACGATCACGATGCTGTCAGCTTTCCCGGAAGGCACGGTTGAAATACTCGGCGAAAGGTTTGACCAGATAGGCAAGCGGGGTGCGCTCGCCGGTGCGGATGAAGACTTCCACCGGCATGCCGGGAATGATCGGGTGACCGTCGAGCTTGGCGAGCTCTCCGGCATCCAGCACCACTTCGGCACGGTAGTAAGAGGCTTTGGTTGCCTCGTCGACGAGCGAATCGGCCGAAATCCGCGCCACCTGGCCGAAGAGTTCCGGTGTGGTGCGCGTGTCGAATGCGGCGAAGCGGAGGGTGACTTCCTGACCGATGCCGATCTCGTCGACATGGATGGGGGCCACGCGGGCGGCAATGACCAGCGGGCGATCCTGCGGCACGAGATAGAGAACGG
It encodes the following:
- a CDS encoding peroxiredoxin; protein product: MILVGQRLPEARLLRIGAGGPEEVQLSERLSGRKVVIFAVPGAFTPTCDSAHLPSFIRSADALRAKGVEEIICLSVNDAHVMRVWGEATGATAAGITMLADSDAGFTTAVGLTYSAPAAGMFDRSRRYAMVVEDGIVTDFELDPLGQCSLSTGDAVLERL
- a CDS encoding 4a-hydroxytetrahydrobiopterin dehydratase, with protein sequence MANLLTEAERTADLPALGDTGWAAVDGRDAIRKIWKFRSFSEAWGFMSRAALQAEKLNHHPEWTNIYNVVDVTLTTHDCEGLSALDVTLARRMDKIAGDAEVQRDHGEPVACLCQIHARR
- a CDS encoding glutathione S-transferase family protein, with amino-acid sequence MPETLTLYSNPMSRGRVARWMLEEVGQPYEVRYLDYGPAMKTPDYLKINPMGKVPALVHGDRIITEYAAICAYLADEFPEAGLAPKERSAYYRWLFFGAGPLEATVIIKALGVEVPADKRGMVGFGSLQTTLDALEIALTESPYLAGDRFSAADVATGSQIGWGLRFGTIEPRPVLQTYWDRLSERPALQRANDADNSAMPPKEE
- a CDS encoding GNAT family N-acetyltransferase, which codes for MDDIALDVSVLSGLGDIAAAEWDACACPEAGSGRPRDPFTTYRFLSALERSGSVGKDTGWQPRHLIARAAGEVIAAMPLYVKSHSQGEYIFDHAWADAYERAGGRYYPKLQVAVPFTPATGRRYLTKPGWDVTGRAALTQALVQIASDNGLSSAHVTFCTAEEAEAGAEMGLLHRVTQQFHWENRSYADFDSFLADLASRKRKAIRKERAGAAGFGGRIRHLTGDAIRPEHWDAFWDFYQDTGSRKWGHPYLTRGFFDEVHATMRHDVLLILAERGGRPVAGALNFIGRDTLYGRYWGAIEDHPFLHFECCYYQAIDYAIAHGLSRVEAGAQGEHKLARGYLPVETHSLHWIADPSFRTAVARYLDAEARAVGEEIEVLTDYGPFRKPPAP
- a CDS encoding glycerophosphodiester phosphodiesterase family protein; protein product: MAPKPVPLPEVFLTKPIAHRAYHDRAAGRPENSPAAFRAAIEAGYAIETDIQPSADGVPMVFHDYDLKRLTGAPGRIRGRTAEELGRIRLLDAEDGIPTLAAILALVAGKAPLLIEIKDQDGTMGPEVGPLERAVAALLEDYPGSVALMSFNPHSVAALAEAAPGRPRGLTTSAYTAEGWPLLPGHVRDRLRDIPDYERVGASFISHEAADLDRPRVAELKARGAAVLTWTIKSPEAEAEARRIAQNVTFERYAARLTA
- a CDS encoding RidA family protein, whose product is MAGKIDARLDELGITLPDAPAPAANYVPFVQAGDLVFVSGQISQSSAGLIKGRLGDTMDVAEGAEAARRCGMSLLAQARAALGGDLDRIVRVVKLTGFVNSTPEFTDQPKVINGCSDLMVEVLGDAGRHARAAVSAPALPLGVAVEIEAVFQVK
- a CDS encoding GNAT family N-acetyltransferase; translation: MIVRAARAVELAELSLLCLRSKAVWGYDPEFIAACRAELTVAPDDLPTTLVAERRGHPVGVVQVTTEGTTATLKKLFVEPHEVGTGIGAMLFAKALKMACAAGAVELIIAADPAAAGFFSRMGARSAGEAPSGCIPGLNLPRFVLNL